The Rhinatrema bivittatum chromosome 4, aRhiBiv1.1, whole genome shotgun sequence genome window below encodes:
- the LOC115090871 gene encoding E3 ubiquitin/ISG15 ligase TRIM25-like isoform X2, whose translation MSRISTTVSLQLSKDRLLCSICLDVFQDPVSLICGHNFCQTCINDHWFKKQHWSRYQCPMCRKEFSSKPYPEKNALLGDIAEEFRRAQRSAIPPPLLPTDVPCDWCPAAAQRKAVKSCLRCLASFCQAHLQPHRQAEGAFADHPLEEPLPDLLSARKCPAHGRLVELYCRQERRLLCSLCAFGEPAGHAPILLEEEARGRKVDIAAVQMEEKKRLKEADRNREEVRKYMEDVKHRALVRELHASKISELIKVLEGLRKDAEDYFKREEDLALEEIFGCLKEMKEENMLIRMKIALLQDLEESCDHFRVVQESEGLKADTGPLVSPLLKVDSVNRMQCVDRMLSQLLDGIEKTLEDSVIRKLLQNCAALRESLPELAPSDDITRSMEGGTREGGTAIQLQLSSSLLETALGRNPDGEATSLSPVEFLEKERRIEAMQAVVSPEPLTAHEGSEMFQLPPKPAIVTLDKLWDLVASLAGLVKKSEQKLFETGIGSTLHKP comes from the exons ATGTCTCGCATTTCAACCACggtctccctgcagctctccaaAGACAGGCTGCTCTGCTCTATCTGCCTGGACGTGTTCCAGGATCCGGTGTCTCTCATTTGCGGCCACAACTTCTGCCAAACCTGCATCAACGACCACTGGTTCAAAAAGCAACACTGGAGCCGGTATCAGTGCCCGATGTGCCGGAAGGAGTTCTCCAGCAAGCCCTATCCGGAGAAGAACGCGCTCCTGGGGGACATCGCGGAGGAGTTCCGCCGGGCGCAACGAAGCGCCATCCCGCCGCCGCTCCTACCCACTGACGTGCCCTGCGACTGGTGCCCGGCCGCTGCCCAGCGCAAGGCCGTCAAGTCCTGCCTGCGCTGCCTGGCGTCCTTCTGCCAGGCTCACCTGCAGCCGCACCGGCAGGCCGAGGGCGCCTTCGCCGATCACCCGCTGGAGGAGCCGCTGCCGGACCTGCTCAGCGCCCGCAAGTGCCCGGCGCATGGCCGCCTGGTGGAGCTGTACTGCCGACAGGAGCGGCGCCTCCTCTGCTCCCTGTGCGCCTTCGGGGAGCCGGCGGGGCACGCGCCCATCCTGCTGGAAGAGGAGGCCCGCGGGCGGAAG GTTGATATTGCTGCCGTGCAGATGGAAGAGAAGAAACGTTTAAAGGAGGCAGATCGGAACAGGGAAGAAGTTAGAAAGTACATGGAGGATGTGAAG CACCGTGCCCTCGTCAGAGAGCTCCATGCCAGCAAAATCTCAGAACTTATCAAAGTACTTGAAGGACTCCGGAAAGATGCTGAAGATTATTTCAAGAGAGAGGAGGACTTGGCTTTGGAGGAGATTTTTGGCTGCCTGAAAGAGATGAAGGAGGAGAACATGCTGATAAGGATGAAAATCGCCTTGCTGCAGGACTTGGAAGAAAGCTGTGACCACTTCAGAGTGGTGCAG GAATCTGAGGGTCTGAAGGCTGATACTGGCCCTCTAGTGTCACCCTTACTGAAGGTGGACTCTGTGAACAGAATGCAGTGCGTGGACAGGATGCTGTCGCAGCTCCTGGATGGCATTGAGAAAACGCTGGAGGATTCTGTCATCAGAAAGCTCTTGCAAAACTGTGCTG CATTGCGAGAGAGTCTTCCAGAGCTGgcaccttctgatgacatcacccgctcGATGGAGGGGGGAACTCGAGAGGGAGGAACGGCGATCCAGCTTCAACTTTCCTCCAGCCTGCTGGAAACAGCCTTGGGAAGGAACCCAGACGGAGAAGCGACATCTCTATCGCCGGTTGAATTcttggagaaggagaggaggattGAGGCGATGCAGGCGGTGGTGTCTCCAGAGCCACTAACGGCTCATGAAGGAAGTGAGATGTTCCAACTACCCCCGAAGCCAGCAATTGTGACTTTGGATAAACTGTGGGACCTGGTTGCAAGCCTAGCCGGGCTAGTAAAGAAGAGTGAGCAAAAACTATTTGAAACTGGAATTGGAAGTACACTCCATAAACCTTAA